In one Culex quinquefasciatus strain JHB chromosome 2, VPISU_Cqui_1.0_pri_paternal, whole genome shotgun sequence genomic region, the following are encoded:
- the LOC6050060 gene encoding probable aminopeptidase NPEPL1 yields MSKLSYRRELVPSDPAQAPVLIVGQTGHLKELPFERVRCKLEPRVSAEIFEQAKSVLHPAPTDSCSLYLDLAKLAVLPTKASRHNSESRGHALTKLVQTHTSGVSESIVVVCDKENLFASGCAVARAFPLYSRKTSKAENGVTSAESVAVDVEFLLTGDDCVTKEDVLVLESAAKGIRLAAKIVDAPCSEMNVSGFLKEIDVVAKELKLTPKVIRGEELKQQGFGGIYGVGKASNDPPALAVLSYEPEGATETVAWVGKGIVYDTGGLSIKGKTAMPGMKRDCGGAAAILGAFYAAVKCGFKQNLHAVFCLAENSVGPNATRPDDIHRLYSGQTVEINNTDAEGRLVLSDGVCYADRNLKASIILDMATLTGAQGIATGKYHGAILTNSEQWEQKALIVGRKTADLLSPVPYCPELHFCEFKSAVADMKNSVMDRGNAQVSCAGLFIGAHLGFDYEGAWMHVDMASPVHNGERATGYGVALLLGLFGEHSGADLLKHVAEAAASGGTVKEPQHKKARVN; encoded by the coding sequence ATGAGTAAGCTGAGCTACCGGCGCGAGCTGGTCCCTAGTGACCCGGCCCAGGCCCCGGTTCTGATCGTTGGCCAGACGGGTCATCTGAAGGAGCTTCCGTTCGAGCGGGTTCGCTGCAAGCTGGAGCCCCGTGTGAGCGCGGAAATCTTCGAACAGGCCAAATCCGTGCTGCATCCGGCGCCGACCGATAGCTGCTCGCTGTACCTGGACCTGGCCAAGCTGGCGGTTCTGCCGACCAAGGCGTCCCGGCACAACTCGGAGTCACGCGGACACGCACTGACCAAGTTGGTGCAGACGCACACTTCGGGGGTTAGCGAATCGATTGTGGTTGTGTGCGACAAGGAGAACCTGTTTGCTTCCGGATGTGCCGTGGCCAGAGCCTTTCCGCTGTACAGTCGCAAAACTAGTAAGGCGGAAAATGGCGTAACTTCGGCGGAATCGGTTGCCGTTGATGTGGAATTCCTGTTGACCGGGGATGACTGTGTAACGAAGGAGGACGTTTTGGTGCTCGAGAGTGCCGCTAAGGGGATAAGACTGGCAGCCAAAATAGTGGACGCGCCTTGCAGCGAGATGAACGTGTCCGGGTTCCTGAAGGAAATTGATGTGGTGGCCAAAGAGCTGAAGTTGACGCCGAAGGTAATTCGTGGAGAAGAGCTCAAGCAGCAAGGTTTTGGAGGGATTTACGGCGTGGGAAAGGCATCGAATGATCCTCCGGCTTTGGCAGTTCTGTCGTACGAACCGGAAGGTGCTACCGAAACCGTCGCTTGGGTTGGCAAGGGAATCGTGTACGACACCGGTGGCCTTAGCATCAAGGGTAAGACTGCCATGCCAGGGATGAAGCGTGACTGCGGTGGTGCGGCCGCAATTTTGGGCGCCTTCTACGCTGCGGTCAAGTGCGGCTTCAAGCAGAATCTGCACGCCGTGTTCTGTCTGGCGGAGAACTCCGTTGGACCGAACGCAACCCGTCCGGACGACATTCATCGGCTGTACTCGGGCCAAACCGTGGAGATCAACAACACCGATGCCGAGGGTCGGTTGGTGCTGTCGGATGGAGTTTGCTACGCCGATCGCAACCTTAAAGCCAGCATCATTCTGGATATGGCTACGCTCACTGGCGCGCAAGGCATTGCAACGGGCAAGTACCACGGCGCTATTCTGACCAACAGCGAGCAGTGGGAGCAAAAGGCGTTGATCGTCGGTCGAAAGACAGCGGACCTGCTTTCACCAGTTCCTTACTGTCCAGAGTTGCACTTTTGCGAGTTTAAATCGGCAGTTGCGGACATGAAGAATTCGGTTATGGATCGCGGAAACGCACAGGTCAGCTGCGCCGGACTGTTCATTGGGGCTCATCTGGGATTCGATTACGAAGGTGCCTGGATGCATGTGGACATGGCCTCGCCGGTACACAACGGAGAACGCGCCACCGGATATGGAGTTGCGTTGCTGTTGGGACTGTTTGGCGAGCACAGTGGCGCTGATTTGTTGAAGCACGTGGCCGAAGCTGCTGCTTCTGGAGGAACGGTCAAAGAACCGCAGCATAAGAAAGCCCGCGTAAATTGA
- the LOC6050056 gene encoding angiotensin-converting enzyme — MKCAKLLLTLICCWSLISGVVSQISDLRYTETTNDNLGEAIQFLRDFDREAAEMCNRVTNSEWKFAINSTEFNKRRMREQQNLASKFECLSWRRAASFDSSTIVDTGIRRQLGRIVEPGRCGLGDDKYAEITHVISLMKENYNNAKVCPYHGPHATAIAAQSANYVTGYATYCDLKLEPDLVQIMETSKVEPELKHYWTAWREKSGPPVKNTFMRYIDLANQAAERHGFNDAGDQMRSVYDDSDFFFTVNDLWTKVQPLYKQLVTFARKGLVRQYGEHVVRRDGPIPVHLLGNMWGQNWRNILDIIRTSPPEMPDITGEMVRQGYTPLKMFQTAEEFFTSIGLPPMAPEFWRNSLLQKSNEVTGNCAASAWDFCNKVDFRIKQCTQVTLDDFINAHHEMTHVQYYMQYSSQPFLYREGPNPAFHEALANAISLCVGGPAHLQKLGLLNTAVSVLNGNTMINIEYLLNLALDKLPFMAFSLALEKWRWYVFEKGPVGMNARWWELRLRYQGIIPPLVRGYEHFDAGAKFHVISDQDYIKYFVATVLQFQIYSELCLASHHVGPLHTCNFYRSREAGRIISDVMQQGASLTSSQLIKLLTRGKTSRLSVEPLLDFFRPLEAWLELQNRDEPVIGWSSRMEDVALYQPLERNGRNAAGTGTVLSWMVQIFMYTFMYAFY; from the exons ACCACCAATGACAACCTTGGCGAGGCCATTCAATTCCTGCGCGACTTTGACCGTGAGGCTGCCGAAATGTGCAACCG AGTCACCAACAGCGAGTGGAAGTTCGCGATCAACTCGACCGAGTTCAACAAGCGGCGCATGCGCGAACAGCAAAATCTGGCCAGCAAATTTGAGTGTCTGAGCTGGCGCCGGGCAGCTTCGTTCGATTCCTCGACCATCGTCGACACCGGAATCCGCCGTCAGCTGGGCCGAATCGTGGAGCCGGGGCGGTGCGGGCTGGGCGATGATAAGTACGCGGAG ATTACGCACGTGATTTCATTGATGAAGGAGAACTACAACAATGCGAAAGTGTGTCCATATCATGGACCGCATGCCACGGCAATCGCTGCCCAAAGCGCCAACTATGTGACCGGATATGCAACGTACTGCGATCTGAAGCTGGAACCGGATCTAGTTCAGATCATGGAAACGAGCAAGGTGGAGCCCGAGTTGAAGCACTACTGGACAGCATGGCGGGAAAAATCTGGACCCCCTGTGAAGAACACCTTCATGCGGTACATCGATTTGGCCAACCAAGCGGCGGAACGTCACGGTTTTAACGATGCCGGAGACCAGATGAGGTCCGTTTACGACGACAGTGACTTCTTCTTTACGGTTAACGATCTCTGGACAAAAGTTCAACCTCTGTACAAACAGTTGGTTACGTTCGCACGGAAGGGTTTGGTACGGCAGTACGGTGAACACGTGGTCCGAAGGGACGGTCCGATTCCAGTTCATCTTTTAG GTAACATGTGGGGTCAAAATTGGCGCAACATCCTGGACATAATCCGAACGAGTCCTCCCGAGATGCCAGACATTACGGGTGAAATGGTTCGCCAAGGTTATACGCCCCTGAAGATGTTTCAAACGGCGGAAGAGTTTTTCACCTCGATTGGTTTGCCACCGATGGCTCCGGAGTTTTGGCGCAATTCGCTGCTTCAAAAGTCCAACGAAGTCACGGGCAATTGTGCTGCTTCGGCGTGGGACTTTTGCAACAAGGTAGACTTTCGCATCAAGCAGTGCACCCAGGTAACGTTGGATGATTTCATCAACGCTCACCATGAAATGACGCACGTCCAGTACTACATGCAATACTCGAGCCAACCGTTTCTGTATCGCGAGGGACCAAACCCGGCGTTCCACGAAGCGTTGGCCAACGCAATCAGCCTTTGCGTAGGAGGACCAGCTCATTTGCAGAAATTGGGACTTCTAAACACTGCCGTTTCGGTGCTCAACGGAAATACCATGATCAACATCGAATACTTGCTAAACCTGGCCCTGGATAAACTCCCATTTATGGCCTTCAGTTTGGCACTGGAAAAGTGGCGCTGGTACGTCTTTGAGAAAGGACCCGTAGGCATGAACGCCCGCTGGTGGGAACTGCGACTCCGTTATCAAGGCATTATCCCTCCCTTAGTCAGAGGATACGAGCATTTCGATGCCGGCGCAAAATTTCACGTTATTTCCGACCAAGATTACATCAAATACTTCGTTGCGACCGTTCTGCAGTTTCAAATTTATTCTGAACTTTGTCTTGCATCGCACCACGTTGGCCCACTGCACACGTGCAACTTTTATCGCTCGCGTGAAGCGGGAAGAATCATCAGCGATGTAATGCAGCAAGGTGCCTCCCTCACCTCGTCGCAACTGATTAAGCTTCTGACGCGTGGGAAAACGTCGCGACTTTCGGTGGAGCCGCTGCTGGACTTTTTCAGACCGCTCGAAGCATGGTTGGAGCTGCAGAACAGAGACGAACCC GTCATCGGGTGGAGTTCACGCATGGAAGATGTGGCGCTTTATCAACCCCTCGAACGAAACGGTAGGAATGCAGCCGGAACTGGAACTGTGTTGAGCTGGATGGTTCAGATTTTTATGTACACCTTCATGTACGCattttattga
- the LOC6050058 gene encoding endoplasmic reticulum junction formation protein lunapark-B, which produces MGAIISRFRKEKTTYALLETLEEKIADLETYTITTQERQKRFVGNFLVVSIVLYVLASLVFYFVFLPPTWNERIIHSLPLLICPMIITLVKKGLAWFFERKVIGNTEELKQLRAEKKKILEKVMDKETYKVAVDILNKFGDKSQRTQTQSLSAMTPMKGPQPMPMTPKGPGPIRPQVPQSAPGPQQQMTPMGPGRQMIATPIGFNMRQQTPMMQQQQQSGLIHRPVGMMPQQTMPYRRTPYPIINHNQKGMLEKMVDYLVGDGANSRFAMICKECLMHNGMALQEEYEYAAFRCAFCGAFNPSKKQRPLAPRLPFEQAQLDKMLQEKRGSTSSAADSEPSSAAEDSNSAEADAAATPEDATAPPAEDLPQDAEAEEAEQDPQLEDCIDDNEVRASETATAATGKAD; this is translated from the exons ATGGGTGCAATTATTTCGCGGTTTCGG AAAGAAAAAACCACCTACGCACTGCTGGAGACCCTGGAGGAGAAGATAGCGGACCTGGAAACGTACACCATCACGACACAGGAGCGCCAGAAGCGCTTCGTCGGCAACTTCCTCGTCGTGTCGATCGTGCTGTACGTGCTCGCCTCGCTCGTGTTCTACTTTGTGTTCCTGCCGCCGACATGGAACGAACGCATCATCCACTCGCTGCCGCTGCTCATCTGTCCGATGAT CATCACGTTGGTCAAGAAGGGTCTGGCGTGGTTCTTCGAGCGGAAGGTGATCGGCAATACGGAGGAGCTGAAGCAGCTTCGCGCCGAGAAGAAAAAGATCCTGGAGAAGGTGATGGACAAGGAGACGTACAAGGTGGCCGTGGATATATTGAACAAGTTTGGGGACAAGTCACAGCGCACGCAGACTCAATCGCTGAgcg CAATGACGCCCATGAAAGGACCGCAGCCGATGCCGATGACCCCTAAAGGGCCGGGTCCAATTCGGCCACAGGTTCCTCAGTCGGCACCTGGTCCACAGCAGCAAATGACCCCGATGGGACCGGGTCGGCAAATGATCGCGACGCCGATCGGATTCAACATGCGGCAGCAAACTCCGATgatgcaacagcagcagcagtcgggACTGATCCACCGACCGGTGGGCATGATGCCCCAGCAAACGATGCCCTACCGGCGGACACCGTACCCGATCATCAACCATAACCAGAAGGGTATGCTCGAAAAGATGGTCGACTATCTGGTGGGCGACGGCGCCAACAGCCGGTTCGCGATGATCTGCAAGGAATGTCTGATGCACAATG GAATGGCCCTTCAGGAGGAGTACGAGTACGCGGCGTTCCGGTGCGCCTTCTGCGGTGCGTTCAACCCGTCCAAAAAGCAGCGCCCGCTGGCCCCTCGGCTTCCGTTCGAGCAGGCTCAGCTGGACAAGATGCTGCAGGAGAAGCGCGGGTCGACCTCCTCCGCCGCAGACTCGGAACCGTCGTCCGCCGCCGAGGACAGCAACAGTGCCGAAGCCGATGCAG CCGCAACTCCAGAGGACGCCACTGCACCTCCGGCTGAAGATCTGCCACAGGATGCCGAAGCCGAAGAAGCGGAGCAGGACCCGCAGCTCGAAGATTGCATTGACGACAACGAAGTCCGGGCGAGTGAAACCGCCACCGCCGCCACAGGAAAAGCAGACTGA
- the LOC119766986 gene encoding uncharacterized protein LOC119766986: MEDNIISKTEFIAARQILRCSALITCVCASVHDQQGQRRQASTHLGEHHPFPGGPASTRSFNHDQHQATSSCFGSPDGNASTVLSLLRSSLTRRPPKQFNPYRRFQQGEMLGQLDQSLGTTAINCGGPLAFPLGSSLTAWLSPRQMPQQPNHDPRPRTVCRF, translated from the exons ATGGAAGACAACATTATCAGTAAGACCGAGTTCATCGCTGCTCGACAGATTCTTCGTTGCAGTGCCCTTATTACCTGTGTCTGTGCAAGCGTCCACGATCAACAAGGCCAGCGGAGACAAGCATCAAC ACACCTCGGAGAACATCATCCGTTCCCCGGCGGTCCAGCATCAACTCGGTCCTTCAACCATGATCAACATCAAGCAACATCTTCATGTTTCGGTTCACCTGATGGAAACGCATCAACGGTACTTTCACTTCTTCGATCTTCTTTGACCAGAAGACCGCCGAAGCAGTTCAATCCGTACCGTCGCTTCCAACAGGGGGAGATGTTGGGACAACTGGACCAGAGCTTGGGAACCACTGCCATCAACTGTGGAGGTCCACTCGCTTTCCCGCTGGGCTCTTCGTTGACAGCTTGGCTGTCACCACGACAGATGCCGCAACAGCCAAACCACGATCCTCGTCCAAGAACAGTTTGTCGTTTTTAG
- the LOC6050057 gene encoding serine/threonine-protein phosphatase 6 catalytic subunit — protein MTIELDQWIEITKQCKYLPENDLKKLCDLVCDLLIEESNIQPVSTPVTVCGDIHGQFYDLEELFRTGGHVPDTNYIFMGDFVDRGYYSLETFTRLLTLKARYPDKITLLRGNHESRQITKVYGFYDECYTKYGNVNPWKYCCRVFDLLTIAALIDEEILCVHGGLSPEIKTLDQIRSINRDQEIPHKGAFCDLVWSDPEDIETWAESPRGAGWLFGVSVTNDFMEINKLELICRAHQLVHEGINYLFDRKLVTVWSAPNYCYRCGNVAAILKFNTADDSNVEIFKAVPDNERVMPSQRVTPYFL, from the coding sequence ATGACCATCGAGCTGGACCAGTGGATTGAGATTACCAAGCAGTGTAAATATTTGCCGGAAAATGACCTGAAGAAGCTGTGCGACTTGGTTTGTGATTTGCTGATTGAGGAATCGAACATCCAACCCGTGTCAACCCCGGTCACCGTGTGCGGCGATATCCACGGCCAGTTTTATGATTTGGAGGAGCTGTTCCGCACGGGTGGCCATGTACCCGATACCAACTACATCTTCATGGGCGATTTCGTTGATCGGGGTTACTACAGTTTGGAGACGTTTACGCGCTTACTGACGTTAAAGGCCCGCTATCCGGACAAGATTACGCTGCTAAGGGGCAACCACGAGTCTCGGCAGATTACCAAAGTGTACGGGTTCTACGACGAGTGCTACACCAAGTATGGAAACGTTAACCCGTGGAAGTATTGCTGTCGTGTGTTTGACCTCCTGACCATCGCTGCCTTGATCGACGAGGAGATTCTCTGTGTCCACGGTGGACTCAGCCCGGAGATCAAAACGCTGGACCAAATCCGCTCAATCAACCGTGACCAGGAGATCCCGCACAAGGGCGCGTTCTGTGATTTGGTTTGGTCCGATCCGGAGGACATTGAAACGTGGGCGGAAAGTCCCCGGGGAGCAGGTTGGCTGTTCGGGGTGTCTGTTACGAACGACTTCATGGAGATCAACAAACTGGAGCTGATTTGTCGCGCACACCAGCTGGTTCACGAGGGCATCAACTATCTGTTTGACCGCAAGTTGGTAACCGTTTGGTCCGCTCCGAACTATTGCTACCGCTGTGGCAACGTGGCAGCGATACTAAAGTTCAACACAGCGGACGATTCCAACGTGGAGATATTTAAGGCGGTTCCGGATAACGAGCGGGTCATGCCGAGTCAGCGAGTCACGCcgtattttttgtaa